The sequence ACCATTACTGTCCTAGACTATGGAGCAACACAACAGTCAAGCCCCAGTGCACACATGCATGTTGTCAGTGGTCTTGTATATATACTTCAAAAATGAACACTGAGGTGTTTTGAACATACCAGCATAAGGACAAGTcgctgaaatgaaaacaagatggTGCAGTTGGAgcagctcaaaaaaaaatttaggcAAGCAGCACTATGCTTTATCAGTGCTTAACTTAAGGAAGCTGCTACCTGCAATGGCACACCAATTCCAGAGTTAAGAGCAAGGCTCCTGATACAATGCATGACAAAAGATAGATATGTCAGAATGGGGCAAGAACAACTCACACATGGGACCAGGAGGTCACTAAGGTCAGCACACTGAGCAAGGAGTGGCTTGATCACAGAAGATCCTGAGGGCTGAAGCATGTCTGATCACAGCTCATTAATATCTTCCATGCTAATCATGATTGCTGGAGGAGGCTTTTCTCCACTGGGGACCCTTCATCTGGAAAGTTTTTCTGGACCTATGGGCCTGCACCCTTTCCTTCAAACTGGTTCACGCAGTGGTGGGAGTGGCAATGTATTCTGCAGAAGAGCAGGCTGCATAGGTTTCCAGTAATGCAAAATATCCAGGCTCAGTTTCCTCCTGTATCTGAAAAGATATCAATTCATAATTTCCTCAACTCTGATCTCACAAGATCTGAACCAGGCTCCCTAGGACAGATGCCATAGGGTTAGGCCATACTCTTTTAGAGTTGAGAGATGTAGGCTTGAATTATGCGAGGAGCAGGGCATAGTTCTCCCTCCTGAATGATTTCTCCAAGCAGTGAGTGGTAAAATCCTTTGTCTGTTTCGTTAGAAGCAGTGCCCAATCCTGTCAGAATAGCTGATTTGTGGATTCAACTGTAAGCATAAATCTTAAACTAATACTCTGAAAGCCCAGCCAGTGCACAGCTAACACCGCCCCTCCAGGGATTAGGTGGAAAATTACTGGATTTCTGGCTCTCATTGAGGCTTGCTGGGTAGAACTTTGAGGGTCTGCCAAAAACAAAAATAGCTGGGGAATTTGGACCTGCCATAGTTAAGCAGAAGTTGCCTAAATTTCCCTGTAGCACTTCTTAAGATCCCTCTAATCCTCCCTGGACCTCAGCAAGGTCACTAACAATGCAGCAAAACTAATATTTGGATTTGGATCTACCATTCCCACATCTTACTTTCTAAAATAGGCAAGTAACTCAGTATAAAGAGAATGCTGAATTTTCCTTTTGGGAAGTACAGTTTATCTGTTTGCAAaagaagcaaggaggtaaaatggAGGAGATAGGCATGACCCACTATTGTTGGTTTATTATTAATGGAAAAATCATCTTTctatttgggttttcttttttgttgtttggttgtggggttttttctcaaaGAATTAGAAATTCAGTTTATGAAGAATTAGAATATCTATTTCCACAGTATGTACATGCATAAGCAAGTTACTAGTTCTTTATCTACAAGGGTAAAACCCTGTTGTTATTATATATTACTTGTTACATtaataatttagaaaacagaagtGTCATAGAGATGGCAAAATACTAGCTTAAATTTTTGAAGttgtgtttctgttttatttgttagTTCTAAAGTAATTCACTCTTCACCAACTCCTTTTTATTCTGTTCCTCTATTTAAATTTATTGGGCTTATGCAAGACTACTTTGTCCCTGAAAAAAAGATTGTGTCAGGTTCCTTTGAAAATTATGTGAAAAGGGAAACTATTGACAGTGCTCTAGGAATTTACTGTCTTTCTATAGAGCATTAAATTATCAAAGACTGGAGTCCAAAATGGATTCCCACATAAATGTATGTGATTTCAATAAAGAAGGCtgcagaaaacttgttttttatttggAATGAGAGAAAACAATCATTCCTTTCCTTAGCACTATTTGAAGTTGAATcttcaaacatttcatttttgaagTAAATAAGTATAAATGCAATGTAAAGCTCTCttctttctaaactcctcataAAGGACCACTGTCAATTAAAAGccatcatttatttttccaggttaaaaatgctgatttttcctCCTGTGCCAGTTCCAAAGATTAAAGGGATTGACCCAGATCTCTTGAAGGTAATATTGTGCTCTAAAATCTACAGTGGGAATCATTGTAGTAGTAGCAGGTGACAATTGTTGTCCCAGGCAGAAcaattttgtaggaaaaaattaTGACATGGGGGTAGTTGCCACAGAATTAGTtttcataaaatacaaaaaaccccacactttgcAATTATTACATCAGCTACAGTTACCTTTCCTTAACACCATAAAAAGCACAagcattttcattctttcctttataacattatttttttattgctttatagAAAGGAAAGCTAGATGAAGTGAACTCCATCTTAGCCAGCCATGACAGCTACAAGACACATCTATACAATGATGACTTGTGGGTTGAGTTTATTGAGTTGGACATAGAAGACCCCGAAGAAAAGAACAGAGTCTCAGATACTGACAGGCTCCTGAATGAAGATCATCTGAAATCACAGTGTTGCTTGGGAGCAAAGGATGATGATTCTGGACGGGCTAGTTGTTGTGAACCAGATATTCCAGAGACAGACTTCAGTGCAAGTGACACATGTGATGCCATCTCTGATATTGATCAGTTCAAAAAGGtaactgaaaaagaagaggatCTCTTGTGCCTTGATAGGAAAGATAATGGCGAGTCACTTCAAAGTCTTGCTGACACAGACACCCAACAGCCGCATACTAATACTCAGTCCAAAAATAGCCAGTTGTGGCCACCTTTTGCAGACAGCATTGACTCAGTTAGACCATCGATCCATACCCAGCTAAGTAACCAGAATTCATTGACAGATACTGATTTTTACACACAAGTGAGCAATATTACTCCAGAAGGCAGTGTTGTACTTTCACCAGGGCAGAAATCCAAGGTGGGGAGAGCACAGTGTGAAAGCTGCACAGAACAAAACTTCACCATGGACAATGCCTACTTCTGTGAAGAAGATGTGAAAAAATGTATTGCTGTGACTTCCCACGAAGAGGATGAGCTGCATATTCAGGAGCAAAGCTATAACGAGGACGCTTACTTCACCACAGAGAGCCTTACCACTACTGCTGTCAATCTTGGAGCTTCAACAGCAGAAACCCCAAGTTCAGAGATGCCTGTCCTAGACTATACATCTATTCATATCATTCACTCTCTTGTGCTCAATGCAACTGCACTGCCTGTGCCAGACAAGGAATTTAACATGTCTTGTGGCTATGTGAGCACAGACCAGCTGAACAAAATCATGCTGTAGCTCTTCTTTGACTAGGTGTGTGCAGTATTTCACAGCAGAGTCAGCTCAGGCTTGTATGCTGAAACCAAAATGAAATCTAAAAGTTTTTCATGGTTCTTATAATTTTATCTGAAATGTTGAAACATACAATATTCATCAAAATATTCCTATTGTGTTCTGTAAATATTATCTATGAATTTGTCTTGAGATTATTTTACTAGCAGTGACTTGTTCTTGTGGGTGTTGATTTTTGTGATACTAAACATTGAAATTACTATGTTTAATGTACAGTAAATCATGCTTTTTGATAAAGCTAAAAATCAGGTGGTTTAAAGTCTAAGAATTTAGTAAAATCCATGCTGTTGGCAGAGATCTTTATATCAATAATTGGGAACTGAACATAtaggtgaaaaaaaacaaaaatagtttGCATAACAAAAACACATCTATTTTGatttatataaattaataaaatatatgttAATATTTTAGTCataaaaacataaatgttttctATTACAGTACACACTGTAGGTTAATTATGATGACCCATCTAAGGAATATAATTGCTGCAATCTTAAAAAGGAGCTTTCTGTTTTATGAAAGTTTTGTTTGcagcaaaaagaataaatacatttttacagagTCATTGTATACCTCCAAAGAAACCTATAGAGAAATTTTCAAATATTGTAGAATCTTACAGTAACTGATTCTATTACTTTCTTATGGTAACTAATATAGAAATATACATTAAACAAAGTTTtgtagaaaacattaaaatataaaaaatatttgggcaaatgtttctatttttcatCAGATTCTGGTTAATGCTAATAATATACTATTTTATAAGCAAGATTTTTTGACCACAGTATTAAACAGTGTGCAACTACGCTTTCATTGAAAATTTTTGAATAAGCTCTGGCGACTTAGCAGCATTATCTTTTCACATTTGACCAACTTCTGAAGCCCTCCTACAGCCAAAGGTATCACTACAGTTATTAGTTTGTGCCACATAAagtcttgattaaaaaaataaaagaaggactTCAGGATTTGGTCAgcagttcatttttaaagctataacaggatttaaaaaattaagtgtaACGAGGGAATCAAATACAGTATTGTTCAAAAGTGTTTATCATTTTTGCAGCCTAACAGCATCTCCTCTGACCATGTTAGGCAGACATTCAGAAGGTGAGAAAATGGAAACTTTGTGGGAAAGCTCTCTTGACGGAGCTTTGCAATGAACTGTTATTGCTTCAGAAGTTACCTTCCTACGCCATAGTTCCATCATAGCAGGGTTCTTCTTAGAAAGCAAATAGGGACGttcatttcatttctctgatCTGAACAGAAATGTATGAAGTGCAGCAAATGCAAGTCTTGCTCATGATGTCTCCCACTGAACTCATTGATGCTCTTTTTGTGACCAAGGGCTACAGGACTGGGCCCAACTATTGGGTGGGATTTTTAAGTTTAGCACATACTTTATGGTAAATGTATATTAGATATTCTGCTAATTTGCTGCTATATTTTTCTAACAGCTACATTATTTAGTTTCATATAAAATTGCATATATGATAGACGCTAATGGAAGTAATGCCTATGTGTGTGTTTGGAAGAAGTTTCTTACTCTGTTTTTGTTGCCAAAATTAGTTAAATACCTCAGTCAAACTCAGAATGCCATTTTGGTACTTTACTGGTCACACAAGGCATTTTACGCCAGTCCATAGATGTGTCTTTTCAGTTTCTATTTAACTTATgttagtggtttttttgtttttctcaaagtTTAATAAATGCATTATCTTTAATCTGTCCTGACACAATGTGTTTTATTGCAGATAATTAAATGTTTATGGAAAATAGAGACTTTATCAGGAGAAATCAAGTATTTCTCATTGAATTAAGTAGAATGCAGCTTTCCTTAGAATAGAAGCAATGCCTACTGGGATCAGTGTAtaaaaggaactaggccttaagcctcattgttttaAGACTATTCGCCTTATTgttttaagactattcatattagacatataactATTGATTAGATATTggtttagatatgattaatagaatACAGGTGCATATAAAACAATATCTAGGAGCTGCAGAATTGTTCTATGAGACTCCCTTTTGATGGCTGGCTTAGaatccagtcaagctgaatcaacagagaaaagatcatacatcttagacctaagacatgggaataagtgattaactttagaacaagataaattaataaaataacctGAGTAGTTTCTTTAGAAATTCATAGGTACCTTTGAAGTGTAAGAAGATAATTGATGATGATGACCGGAGACTTTCTGCCTGTGACCACCAATCCCAGAAGAACCAAGACATGAGAATGGAGAAtggatgagataagatgatggATGATAACGATATGAGAACAGAGAATCGACTGGAAAATTACAGAGACTTTGGCTGGGAAATTACAGAGACTTTGGATTGGGACAATGGGTGGCAAAAGGGTATATAAGATTTGGAAACTTTTGGAGGGTTGCCATTTactgcggtggtggcccaactctgagttgttaataaagcaaacctagagaaactcACGTTCGTAAATTCTTTAACAGAAttggtgacccagatgggactCTAGGAcacaagagggaaagagagcaatGGGATATTTCTCTGGACAAACCTGTTACCAACACTCAATTGCTGGCAGAAATAATCAGGTGAGTTCACCTACTAGACTTGGGCACAGGTAATTCCAGACAAAAGTTATCCTGGGAAACTCCTGTGTTTAAACTTGCAAAAATTAGTTAAGAAAAATGGGGTTAGCACCCAGCGTTGAAAGGGGGACGCCCCTTGCTGAGGTTTTGGAAAATTGGAAAAAGATACCCTTGGCACAGatgttgcaaaaaaagaaattgataatGTTGTGCCAAGAGGAATGGCCGTTCCTGATGAGAAATAGAGGAGGAGGGCCAATGGATGAGTGGCCTCCTAAGGGAACATTTAAACCTCATAAGTAAAAATTTTTGAGGATGATTTTGGAAGACTCCGGAAGTCAAGATATTGATTATTGGTATATTTGGTATAATTGGGCacaacaaaggagaaaaactcccttgttgaaaatgaggaaaagttTACTTCCCTCGGCCCCTGAGGCTGAGGAAACTGAGCTTTTCTCAAAAGGTGCTGGCATGTATCCAATGCGTCTGGATTACATCCCAAACCCGAGTGCAGGACCGGGTGCACCTGCTGAAGTTTCTCCAGTAACTGCAATAATGAGGCATGAACCTTGGAAGCAAGGTGATTTAGTAGCCTGGCAATCAAAGATGCCTCGGCTGCGTGATGATGCTGAAAAATGTGCTCAATTGTTATCAGGAATTGTCACTGATTATACCCCCAATTGGAATGATATGAGGACTCTGCTGCTAGAATTATTTCAGCcagaggaaagatttttcaaaaggatAGAGAAATTGCTCAGAGAGGCCAGGGGTTAAACCCATGGCCTGAACAAGATCCACAATTGAATGTTACAACCACAGAAGGAGCTAGGGCTCATCAAACTGCCATTCAACAATTAATAGAGGCAGTTCACCAAGCTGGTGAGAGAGTAACTAATTGGAAAAAGGTTTTAGAATGTAGGCAGAAACCTGATGAACATCCAAGTGATTACTGGGGATGATTGAAAGCAACTTTGATGAAATATGGGGCATGACCTGTGACAATTTCCAGGAGCCTTTAGCTATTAGCGTTTTTGTAGATCAATCTGCTCCAGACATAAGTAAATATTTTAGGAAACATatcccaggctggcagggtgaGACATTAGCTAAAATTCTAAgtatttctgcctttgtttttgaTGGGAGagttgaagagaaacaaaaacaggaagaggagaaattaaAACGAGAacgggaagaggagagagaaattggATTGTTAGCAGCAGCAATTACTCAGAATTTTAACCCACGAATGAGAGGTCGGGGATTCACTCAGGGAAGATTTAGGGGAAGAGGGGCGCAAGGTAGAGCCCCTCCTGTTTCTCAATACGCTAACTCTTTAGAGTGGTTTTATTGTGGAAATTTAGGACATATGCAAAGAGAGTGCCCACTGAGACCTGTTGCAACCCGAGGAGGACTCCCACCTGACAGACCACCACGACCTCATTCACAGTAAAGAATGGTATTCCTCTTCCCTGGGAACTAAAAAAGGAACAATGGAACCTGTCAGAATCAAGGTAGATGAGCACGGTCagatttctgcaaaggtaaatggtatTCTTGTTACTTTCCTAGTAGATACAGGAGCGATATTATCTTTGTTAAACTCTGAAGTCCCCCAGATGTCAAATGAAACTGTGATGATACAGGGGGTGGTAGGGGAAGAGATAAAATATTTGTCTACTCCTCTGCCAGTTGTTTTGAATGGAAAATTAGTTTGGGGAAGAATTGTAATTTCTCCAAACTCTCCCGTTTCCCTGCTGGGACAAGACCTTTTGCAGGAATTTGGTACGTTTATCTCTTTGGCACCTACAGGAATCCAATTAATTATAATGGGTTCTGAAGTAATtgaatttaaagaacaaaatcatAGTGATTCAAAAATACCACCTGAATTAGCTAGAGTTCCCAGAGAACTTTGGAGTACATCAGGAGATGAAGTAGGATTATTGAAATCTGCTGAACCAGTTgtgataaaaacaaaaggagggactCCTCCTTCAGTTCAGCAATATCCAATTATAACTGAAGCCATTCCCAGCATTGAAAAACAAATTGTGCATTTTTTGGAAAAGGGGATTTTGAGAGAGTGTCGTAGTCCCTATAATACCCCAATTTTGCCAGTAAGCAAACAGGATGGATAAGGATGGAGATGTGAATATAGATTTGTTCAAGATTTATGGGTAGTAAATGAGCATGTAATTGCCCCACACCCTGTGGTACCAGACCCTAGTTTGATTTTAACCCAGATTCCAGTATGGGTGCAGTATTTTACAGTGCTTGATCTTACTGGAGCTTTCTTTAGTATTCCGATTGCTGGAGAAAGCCAACCaatttttgcttttacttggcAAGGGAAGCAACTTACTTGGACTAGGTTACCACAAGGCTTTACTAGTTCACCAACGATTTTTTCCCAgattctgaaaaattatttacgAGATTTAG comes from Accipiter gentilis chromosome W, bAccGen1.1, whole genome shotgun sequence and encodes:
- the LOC126035273 gene encoding growth hormone receptor-like isoform X1, producing MDLQHLLFTLALVCANDSLSASDDILQWPQISKCRSPELETFSCYWTDGNFYNLSAPGTIQLLYMKRNDEDWKECPDYITAGENSCYFNTSYTSIWIPYCVKLANKDEVFDEKCFSVDEIVLPDPPVHLNWTLLNTSQTGIHGDIQVRWDPPPTADVQKGWITLEYELQYKEVNETKWKELEPRLSTMVPLYSLKMGRDYEIRVRSRQRTSEKFGEFSEILYVTFSQTGVEFVHCAEEIEFPWVLVVIFGACGLAVSVILILLSKQPRLKMLIFPPVPVPKIKGIDPDLLKKGKLDEVNSILASHDSYKTHLYNDDLWVEFIELDIEDPEEKNRVSDTDRLLNEDHLKSQCCLGAKDDDSGRASCCEPDIPETDFSASDTCDAISDIDQFKKVTEKEEDLLCLDRKDNGESLQSLADTDTQQPHTNTQSKNSQLWPPFADSIDSVRPSIHTQLSNQNSLTDTDFYTQVSNITPEGSVVLSPGQKSKVGRAQCESCTEQNFTMDNAYFCEEDVKKCIAVTSHEEDELHIQEQSYNEDAYFTTESLTTTAVNLGASTAETPSSEMPVLDYTSIHIIHSLVLNATALPVPDKEFNMSCGYVSTDQLNKIML